One stretch of Commensalibacter melissae DNA includes these proteins:
- a CDS encoding homoserine dehydrogenase, which yields MDNPSVNKPLNLGIAGLGTVGIGVLRLLQNNQKTITNRAGRPIRIHAVNAKNRHKNRNIDLTTFKWYEDPLDLATDPDIDVVVELIGGTNGAAYELVCEAIKNKKAVVTANKALIALHGNELAKMAASQNVPLLFEAAVAGGIPIIKTIKEALAADRLIEIGGILNGTCNYMLTTMTRTGRGFEDILKETQQLGYAEADPSTDIDGLDAAHKLAILASLGFGYTFNFKDIFVEGIRNISPHDIHYAQELGYTIKLVGMAQYHSENKLELRVHPALLPQSSPLARVNGVINAIRTKGEFSGYLMLEGAGAGEGPTATAVCADIIDIARGNTIPMWGTDWNELRPATLVPNSDFNKAYYIRLIVEDKPGVVADIATIFKENNVSLRSLLQHKNHMTTDSENTVPIVLVTHKNRESSLLKSLKAIYDLPAILEKPIIIRIEEP from the coding sequence ATGGATAATCCTTCGGTTAATAAACCCTTAAACCTTGGAATCGCTGGTCTTGGAACCGTAGGAATTGGCGTGTTACGATTATTGCAAAATAATCAAAAAACTATAACGAACCGTGCTGGACGCCCGATCCGCATCCATGCCGTGAATGCCAAAAACCGCCATAAAAATCGAAATATTGATTTAACAACTTTTAAATGGTACGAAGATCCGTTAGATCTTGCAACTGATCCTGATATAGATGTTGTTGTTGAATTGATCGGCGGTACAAATGGAGCGGCTTATGAACTTGTCTGTGAAGCAATAAAAAATAAAAAGGCTGTTGTTACAGCAAATAAGGCCCTGATTGCTCTGCACGGTAACGAACTTGCCAAAATGGCTGCCAGTCAAAATGTTCCATTACTTTTTGAAGCTGCCGTTGCAGGTGGAATTCCAATTATTAAAACCATCAAAGAAGCCTTGGCGGCAGATCGCCTGATTGAAATTGGCGGAATCTTAAACGGAACCTGTAACTACATGTTGACCACCATGACAAGAACTGGACGAGGTTTTGAAGACATCCTAAAGGAAACTCAGCAACTTGGATATGCCGAAGCTGATCCATCCACCGATATTGATGGACTTGATGCCGCCCATAAACTTGCCATTCTGGCAAGCCTTGGTTTTGGGTATACTTTCAATTTCAAAGATATTTTTGTTGAAGGAATTCGAAACATCTCTCCACATGATATCCATTATGCCCAAGAATTGGGTTACACGATTAAATTGGTGGGTATGGCACAATATCATTCAGAAAACAAACTGGAATTACGTGTTCATCCCGCACTTTTGCCTCAGTCCTCTCCCTTGGCCCGTGTTAATGGCGTAATTAATGCCATCAGAACAAAAGGCGAATTTTCAGGTTATCTGATGCTTGAAGGTGCCGGAGCTGGCGAAGGCCCAACCGCCACGGCTGTTTGCGCTGATATCATCGATATCGCCAGAGGCAATACAATACCCATGTGGGGAACGGACTGGAATGAACTCCGTCCCGCAACACTTGTCCCCAACTCGGATTTTAACAAAGCCTATTATATACGTCTTATTGTTGAGGATAAACCAGGTGTTGTGGCTGATATTGCAACCATTTTCAAAGAAAACAATGTTTCCCTACGAAGCCTGTTGCAACATAAAAATCATATGACTACTGATTCTGAAAATACGGTTCCTATCGTACTTGTGACTCATAAAAACAGGGAAAGTTCTTTATTAAAGTCATTAAAAGCAATTTATGACCTTCCTGCAATTCTGGAAAAACCCATCATAATCCGCATTGAAGAGCCATAA
- a CDS encoding ABC transporter substrate-binding protein, producing the protein MTPFSNKTKKSFNRRNLLVGLGAIGSLTGMGLYHSINKHDPEIMPQDISPQMIRIAYLKNEENQLLTIAQTKGFLKHYKISLDPIANIKNKTQIFDLLKTNQCDAAILSILDWLPQLLKSRSEGGKLMIGLNGGDFRLLVTHKQKIQRLMDLANLSIGIQPHSEKEKLFFSILLRRKGINPDLNVKWVELEKDELLPALLSGQIQALIGSDPFIWQILHHNNKKLFQLAGSQTGSWSQRINYVLGISNHFQQSNPLALKYLATAIRNASVWQSQHIQEASQILTDEWQKMRPEEILKMFLNENRNMAIINDNLWEQVAQYIDEFKLLGQVPNSLKSGRIAKQFCVTL; encoded by the coding sequence ATGACCCCTTTTTCAAATAAAACAAAAAAATCTTTTAATCGCCGTAATTTACTGGTTGGACTAGGGGCAATAGGCTCTTTAACAGGAATGGGATTATATCATTCCATCAACAAACATGATCCCGAGATAATGCCTCAGGATATCTCACCACAAATGATTCGTATTGCATACCTAAAGAATGAAGAAAACCAGCTTCTCACCATTGCCCAGACAAAAGGTTTTCTGAAACATTACAAAATAAGCCTTGATCCCATTGCCAATATTAAAAATAAAACCCAGATTTTCGATCTACTCAAGACCAATCAGTGTGATGCGGCTATTTTATCCATTCTGGACTGGCTGCCACAACTTCTTAAATCCCGCTCTGAAGGTGGAAAATTAATGATTGGTTTAAATGGTGGGGATTTTCGGTTATTGGTTACACATAAACAAAAAATCCAAAGATTGATGGATTTGGCAAATCTATCCATTGGAATTCAACCTCATTCCGAAAAAGAAAAACTATTCTTTTCTATTCTTCTAAGACGTAAAGGCATAAATCCGGATTTGAATGTTAAATGGGTTGAACTGGAAAAAGATGAATTACTTCCCGCTCTTTTATCAGGTCAAATACAGGCATTAATAGGTTCTGACCCTTTTATCTGGCAAATTCTTCATCATAACAATAAAAAATTGTTCCAACTTGCCGGGAGCCAGACAGGTAGCTGGAGTCAAAGAATCAATTATGTTTTGGGAATCTCAAATCATTTTCAACAATCCAATCCACTTGCACTCAAATATCTTGCAACAGCAATTCGAAATGCCTCCGTATGGCAATCACAGCATATTCAGGAAGCTAGTCAAATCCTAACTGATGAATGGCAGAAAATGAGACCTGAAGAAATATTAAAAATGTTTTTGAATGAAAACAGAAATATGGCCATAATAAATGATAACTTGTGGGAGCAGGTTGCCCAATATATCGATGAATTCAAACTTTTGGGTCAAGTCCCCAACAGCCTGAAATCGGGTCGTATCGCCAAGCAGTTTTGTGTAACACTTTAA
- the glpX gene encoding class II fructose-bisphosphatase, giving the protein MNKPPFQSGYTVSDRNLALELVRVTEAAALKSFHWVGLGKKNEADAAAVQGMRQAFDTVAISGTVVIGEGEMDEAPMLYIGEKVGAGGPEMDIAVDPLEGTNLVAKNLPNAITVVALAEKGNFLHAPDIYMDKIAIGPGYPEGVIDIDNNVKTNLMNLAKAKKVDVSDLTLSILERERHEEIIAKAREAGAHVKLVSDGDVASIISTCLPKSNVDIVIGSGGAPEGVLAAAALRCFDGQMQGRLLFENKEQIDRARKMNPLDPQRKLSLHDMANGNVLFSATGVTNGDILKGVRWKGNHVWTNSIVTRSVSKTIRFINACHDPRNKPQTTI; this is encoded by the coding sequence ATGAATAAGCCTCCTTTTCAATCTGGTTATACCGTCTCTGATCGAAACTTGGCGCTTGAACTCGTACGCGTGACGGAAGCTGCAGCACTTAAGTCCTTTCACTGGGTTGGACTTGGCAAGAAAAACGAAGCTGATGCAGCAGCCGTTCAAGGCATGCGGCAAGCTTTTGATACTGTTGCCATTTCAGGCACCGTCGTAATCGGTGAAGGTGAAATGGATGAGGCTCCCATGCTTTATATTGGTGAAAAAGTTGGGGCTGGCGGACCCGAAATGGATATTGCTGTCGATCCATTGGAAGGAACAAATCTCGTTGCCAAGAATCTGCCCAATGCGATCACTGTCGTTGCACTGGCGGAAAAGGGGAACTTTCTTCATGCCCCTGATATCTACATGGACAAAATTGCCATTGGTCCGGGCTACCCCGAAGGTGTCATTGACATAGATAATAATGTTAAAACTAATTTAATGAACCTTGCAAAAGCGAAAAAAGTTGATGTTTCTGATTTAACTCTCAGCATTTTGGAAAGAGAGCGTCATGAGGAAATTATTGCCAAAGCCCGTGAAGCCGGCGCTCATGTCAAACTAGTTTCTGATGGCGATGTTGCCAGCATTATCTCAACTTGTCTCCCAAAAAGTAATGTTGATATTGTCATAGGATCAGGTGGTGCCCCAGAAGGCGTTCTTGCTGCTGCGGCATTACGTTGTTTTGATGGGCAAATGCAGGGCAGACTGCTTTTTGAAAATAAAGAGCAGATTGATCGTGCCAGAAAGATGAATCCCCTTGATCCGCAACGCAAACTTTCCCTTCATGACATGGCCAATGGAAATGTCTTATTTTCGGCAACAGGGGTTACAAATGGTGATATCCTTAAAGGTGTACGCTGGAAAGGAAATCATGTATGGACAAATTCAATAGTTACGAGATCAGTATCAAAAACCATCCGTTTCATTAACGCTTGCCACGACCCGCGTAACAAACCTCAAACAACTATTTAA
- the recJ gene encoding single-stranded-DNA-specific exonuclease RecJ: MSETSSLVLNVSQSLSGRQWVWRHSSLDQHFLDRQAQAIAQKASLFEVVGRMMALRGVSAENLPFFLSPTLKALLPNPSCLKDMDKAAARIADAIINHEKIAIFGDYDVDGGCATALFSDFFSMLGNQAISYIPDRFKEGYGPNVQALEQLIQQGATLIICVDCGTAAHSVFDQINQEKTDLIVFDHHKSEIVPNIYATVNPNRLDCTSRLGNLCAGGVSFIASIAITRNLREKNYFQTNPEPNLFKLMDLVALSTICDVMPLTGLNRAFVTQGLKILAKRERIGLAALLDVAGITQVPNAFSCGFALGPRINAGGRISEASLGLQLLTNSNPFDARLIAERLDTINKQRQNIEKDVLDQATEQAMEQYRQGNAVIMLSNPKWHSGIVGIVAGRIKEQINRPILIGTELQDGTVKGSGRSVPGLDLGAAIIAAKQADLLIQGGGHTMAAGYCYHKDKSQKLHDFLNHYLNQATHYPTVADLEIETVITPAGASVELAKQIENLAPFGNGNEEPLIVLSYVHIIRTDRIGKDGNTLRLIIQGEERQSLKALLFRADQNPITVFLEDSQNRRPVHLAGWLRNNQWNGKENTTFFIKDASFIKN, from the coding sequence ATGTCGGAAACCTCTTCTCTAGTCCTTAATGTCAGTCAAAGTCTTTCAGGACGCCAGTGGGTATGGCGTCATTCTTCTCTGGACCAGCATTTTCTGGATCGTCAGGCACAAGCGATTGCTCAGAAAGCTTCCCTTTTCGAGGTTGTTGGTCGCATGATGGCATTAAGAGGGGTTTCCGCGGAAAATTTGCCTTTTTTTTTATCCCCAACCCTTAAAGCATTACTCCCCAATCCCTCTTGTTTAAAAGATATGGACAAAGCGGCAGCACGTATTGCCGATGCCATAATTAACCATGAGAAAATTGCCATATTTGGCGATTATGATGTAGATGGTGGCTGTGCCACAGCCCTGTTTAGCGATTTTTTTTCCATGCTGGGAAATCAAGCCATTTCATACATTCCAGATCGTTTCAAGGAAGGTTATGGTCCAAATGTGCAAGCGCTGGAACAGCTTATTCAACAAGGGGCAACCCTTATCATCTGTGTCGATTGTGGAACCGCAGCTCATTCCGTTTTTGATCAGATTAATCAGGAAAAAACAGACCTTATCGTTTTTGACCACCATAAATCAGAGATCGTTCCCAATATTTATGCAACCGTCAATCCTAATCGTTTAGACTGCACATCCAGACTAGGCAATCTTTGTGCCGGTGGAGTAAGCTTTATTGCATCCATTGCAATTACCCGAAATCTGCGGGAAAAAAATTATTTTCAAACCAACCCTGAACCTAATCTTTTTAAATTAATGGATCTCGTCGCTTTATCGACAATTTGTGACGTTATGCCTTTGACAGGCTTAAATAGAGCCTTTGTCACGCAAGGCTTGAAAATCCTAGCAAAACGTGAACGTATAGGGTTGGCTGCCTTATTGGATGTTGCTGGAATTACGCAAGTACCCAACGCCTTTAGTTGCGGATTCGCATTAGGTCCGAGAATTAATGCTGGTGGACGTATTTCCGAAGCAAGTCTTGGATTACAGCTTTTAACGAACTCTAACCCCTTTGATGCAAGACTGATTGCCGAGCGTCTGGATACCATCAATAAACAACGGCAGAATATTGAAAAAGATGTATTGGATCAGGCCACCGAACAAGCAATGGAACAATATAGACAAGGTAATGCCGTCATTATGCTTAGCAATCCAAAATGGCATTCCGGTATCGTTGGCATTGTTGCAGGCCGCATCAAGGAACAAATCAACCGTCCAATTTTAATCGGGACAGAACTACAGGATGGCACCGTCAAAGGCTCTGGCCGGTCTGTTCCTGGCCTAGATTTGGGAGCCGCTATTATCGCAGCAAAACAGGCTGATTTATTAATCCAGGGAGGAGGTCATACAATGGCCGCCGGTTATTGCTATCATAAAGACAAAAGCCAGAAATTACACGATTTTCTTAATCATTATTTAAACCAGGCCACTCATTATCCGACTGTCGCAGATTTAGAAATTGAAACCGTCATCACTCCAGCAGGAGCCTCCGTTGAACTGGCCAAACAGATTGAAAATCTGGCTCCCTTTGGAAATGGAAATGAAGAACCCCTCATTGTCCTGTCTTATGTACACATTATCCGTACGGACAGGATAGGCAAAGATGGGAATACCTTACGGTTAATCATTCAGGGAGAAGAAAGACAATCCTTAAAAGCCCTTCTCTTCCGTGCAGATCAGAATCCGATAACTGTATTCTTAGAAGATTCTCAAAACCGGCGACCTGTTCATTTGGCAGGATGGTTACGTAACAATCAATGGAATGGAAAGGAAAATACAACTTTTTTTATAAAAGATGCAAGTTTTATAAAAAATTAA
- a CDS encoding D-hexose-6-phosphate mutarotase, protein MKIEKIQYGPYEALRLHFLDKFLDYIPKRAQIIRYGSLKKPDILWGNSKATYQDGKAIRSGIPLCRPWFGHLKANPSIVQNMHSLTHPALSHGFARCIEWKNHQLDASKSGIIIINSLQTSPTLTPEWPHETELKFIICFNEILSIQLHIENKSNQDIAITQALHNYFHVSDIRNIHIHGLENLTYTEQNALGQQKSGIQKFFHHLTGPVDRIYSDVPSEITIFDPIWKRNIIIRAPFSHSAVLWTPWKEQAKTLDQFPASLWNQVMCLEVGTLMNQMQIIKPKTKDMIEMSIHVTEHQ, encoded by the coding sequence ATGAAAATTGAAAAAATTCAATATGGTCCCTATGAAGCCTTACGTTTACATTTTTTAGACAAATTTCTCGATTATATTCCTAAAAGAGCTCAGATCATACGTTATGGATCTCTTAAAAAGCCGGATATTTTATGGGGAAATTCAAAGGCTACCTATCAGGATGGCAAAGCCATAAGAAGTGGCATCCCGTTATGCAGGCCCTGGTTCGGTCATCTTAAAGCCAATCCTTCAATAGTCCAAAATATGCATAGCCTAACTCATCCCGCATTATCGCATGGCTTTGCACGTTGCATTGAATGGAAAAATCATCAGCTTGATGCATCAAAATCAGGGATCATTATCATTAATAGTCTACAAACCTCACCAACATTAACTCCGGAATGGCCACATGAAACGGAATTGAAATTCATTATATGTTTTAATGAGATTTTAAGCATACAACTTCATATTGAAAACAAAAGTAACCAGGATATTGCCATAACTCAGGCTTTACATAACTATTTCCATGTCAGTGATATCCGTAATATCCATATTCATGGATTGGAAAATCTAACCTATACAGAACAAAATGCATTGGGTCAGCAGAAATCAGGCATACAAAAATTCTTTCACCATTTAACTGGTCCCGTTGATCGAATTTACAGTGATGTTCCCTCTGAAATAACTATTTTTGATCCTATATGGAAAAGAAACATTATCATCCGAGCTCCTTTCTCACATTCTGCCGTGTTATGGACACCTTGGAAAGAACAAGCCAAAACCTTAGATCAATTTCCTGCATCATTATGGAATCAAGTGATGTGCCTTGAGGTTGGAACACTAATGAATCAAATGCAAATTATTAAACCCAAGACAAAAGACATGATAGAAATGTCTATACATGTTACAGAGCACCAATAA
- a CDS encoding ATP-dependent Clp protease proteolytic subunit: protein MQLSDGGQKHFSDSDPDDEEKKEDKNFPEAGANNELENKLFKERTILIFGEVNDKLAREISGRLLALAYESSKPINIYVNSPGGHVESGDTIHDMIRFVDSHAPINMIGTGWVASAGALIYAAGRKERRFCLANTRFLLHQPMGGVRGPATDIDIEAREIIKMRERLNAIFAKETGHSYDKIAKDTDRNYWMSAQEAIKYGLVNRIIHKLSELK, encoded by the coding sequence ATGCAGCTTTCAGATGGTGGACAAAAACATTTCAGTGACAGTGATCCAGATGATGAAGAGAAAAAGGAGGATAAAAATTTTCCTGAGGCTGGTGCAAATAATGAATTGGAAAATAAACTTTTCAAAGAACGTACAATTCTAATTTTTGGTGAAGTGAATGACAAGCTTGCAAGGGAAATAAGCGGGCGTTTGTTGGCCCTGGCTTATGAGTCGTCTAAGCCGATCAATATTTATGTCAATTCGCCTGGCGGTCATGTGGAAAGTGGTGATACAATTCATGATATGATCCGTTTTGTGGACAGCCATGCACCGATTAACATGATTGGTACAGGATGGGTCGCATCGGCAGGGGCCCTGATTTATGCCGCAGGACGTAAAGAACGACGTTTCTGTTTAGCCAATACACGTTTCTTATTGCATCAGCCAATGGGTGGGGTCAGAGGACCGGCGACGGACATTGATATCGAGGCCAGGGAAATTATAAAAATGCGTGAACGTTTGAATGCAATTTTTGCAAAAGAGACTGGACATTCTTATGATAAAATTGCCAAAGATACCGATAGAAATTATTGGATGTCTGCCCAGGAAGCCATCAAATATGGGCTTGTTAACCGTATCATCCATAAATTATCAGAACTGAAATGA
- a CDS encoding M48 metallopeptidase family protein, which yields MIITLTQHLIKANPAAIDYVILHELCHAAEFNHSKKIYQIVTMIMPN from the coding sequence GTGATCATTACCTTAACTCAACATCTAATCAAGGCAAATCCCGCCGCCATTGATTATGTTATCCTCCATGAGCTGTGCCATGCAGCTGAATTTAACCACAGTAAAAAAATTTACCAAATAGTTACCATGATTATGCCAAATTGA
- a CDS encoding YgjP-like metallopeptidase domain-containing protein → MDYPVKHFDFSCKNQKFNCQLHLTHNHNRNRITLEITTDKIIKIKAHPSVSHQRVLEILDYHKNWIFTNPIFQESHYQYINHEKHLYLRHLYPLKILKITNQAQTIQLIDHHIAITVRENFPSSIYSMLQNWYKFEALEVFSERLSLLKSRIC, encoded by the coding sequence TTGGATTATCCTGTCAAACATTTTGATTTTTCTTGTAAAAATCAAAAATTCAACTGTCAGCTTCATCTAACTCATAATCATAATAGGAACAGAATTACCCTTGAAATCACTACAGATAAAATTATCAAAATAAAGGCTCATCCATCTGTTTCCCATCAGCGTGTTCTTGAAATTCTGGATTATCATAAGAACTGGATTTTCACCAATCCTATATTTCAAGAATCCCATTACCAGTATATCAATCATGAAAAACATCTTTATTTAAGACACCTTTATCCTTTAAAAATTCTTAAAATAACCAATCAGGCACAAACTATCCAGTTAATTGATCATCATATTGCAATAACAGTTCGAGAGAATTTTCCGTCAAGTATCTATAGCATGCTTCAAAACTGGTATAAATTTGAGGCTTTAGAGGTTTTTTCTGAACGTCTTTCCCTTTTAAAATCAAGAATTTGTTGA
- a CDS encoding ferritin-like domain-containing protein produces MSDLEAIYTQLPEDLHTLPQPKSDKELEEMNYRVRHWMSNIPGSIKIGSKEHRQMVCQMFRETFNPYRPTFMDWPKLTDQEIDRLKSLPIWDIAVQTEGKARLRMAAYVKEIVDPEWADAIARNAWEENRHKEVLSDLVRFYGIPLASESPYSVPKDPEWAYLVTGFSECWDSFYAFGLFAIAEKSGFFTKELIETFEPVMQEECRHILLFANWLAWHRANLPWIKRILFELKVIAVHAFLVYERIGLIKTMDAEGEEHFQDNNFTINGVAELGNEKTTLADFLRLCLSEDDRRFSGYDRRLLRPETAPFLTKMALWLLPKKLLNKQLVG; encoded by the coding sequence ATGTCTGACTTGGAAGCAATTTATACGCAATTACCTGAAGATTTACATACCTTGCCTCAGCCAAAATCAGATAAAGAGCTCGAGGAGATGAATTATCGAGTGCGCCATTGGATGAGTAATATTCCAGGCTCGATTAAAATCGGTAGTAAAGAGCATAGGCAAATGGTATGTCAGATGTTCCGTGAGACTTTTAATCCTTACAGACCAACTTTTATGGACTGGCCAAAGCTTACCGATCAGGAAATTGATCGTTTAAAATCGTTGCCTATTTGGGATATCGCTGTGCAGACAGAGGGCAAGGCCCGTTTGAGGATGGCTGCCTATGTCAAAGAAATTGTGGATCCAGAATGGGCTGATGCCATTGCACGGAATGCGTGGGAGGAAAATCGTCATAAGGAAGTTCTTTCTGATTTGGTCAGGTTTTATGGTATCCCTCTTGCATCAGAATCCCCTTATTCGGTTCCAAAAGATCCGGAATGGGCCTATTTGGTAACAGGATTTAGTGAATGTTGGGATAGTTTTTATGCTTTCGGTTTGTTTGCAATCGCAGAAAAGTCTGGATTTTTCACGAAAGAACTGATTGAAACCTTTGAGCCTGTTATGCAGGAAGAATGTCGCCATATCCTTCTATTTGCAAACTGGTTGGCTTGGCATCGTGCGAATTTGCCCTGGATAAAACGTATCTTGTTTGAACTAAAAGTTATCGCTGTTCATGCATTTTTGGTTTACGAACGGATCGGTTTGATTAAAACGATGGATGCAGAGGGAGAGGAGCATTTCCAAGATAATAATTTCACGATTAACGGAGTTGCTGAGCTGGGTAATGAAAAAACGACCCTTGCTGATTTTCTTCGCTTATGTCTTTCAGAAGATGATCGTCGTTTTTCTGGTTATGACCGTCGTTTATTACGTCCAGAAACAGCACCCTTTTTGACAAAAATGGCTCTTTGGCTTCTTCCTAAAAAGCTGCTTAATAAACAATTGGTTGGCTGA
- a CDS encoding LL-diaminopimelate aminotransferase translates to MTEEFHRIRRLPPYVFAEVNAAKKAARARGEDIIDLGMGNPDSRPPEHVIQKLIETTSAPRVHGYSVSRGIAGLRKALANYYQRRFNVTLDPEHETIVTLGSKEGLANLASAITSPGDTILVPNPSYPIHQFGFIIAGAAIRSIPAKPDEHMLEALHRAVKHSIPKPTALIVNFPSNPTAYLADLDFYRELVQFAKKESIWILSDLAYAEIYFGEKIPPSILEIPGAKDIAVEFTSMSKTYSMAGWRIGFAAGNRKLIAALTRIKSYLDYGAFTPVQVAATAALNNPQDYVEKIRTLYKERRDTIIKGLHSAGWNVPSPEASMFAWAPIPEQFKSMGSVDFSKLLLKEAQVAVAPGLGFGEYGDDHVRIGLVENTQRLRQACRSIKHFMQAYSK, encoded by the coding sequence ATGACAGAAGAATTCCATCGTATTCGTCGCCTGCCACCTTATGTATTTGCTGAAGTAAATGCCGCTAAAAAGGCCGCACGAGCACGTGGAGAAGATATTATAGATCTGGGTATGGGAAATCCAGATAGCCGTCCCCCTGAACATGTTATCCAAAAATTAATTGAAACAACCTCTGCCCCCCGTGTCCACGGTTATTCCGTCAGCCGTGGAATTGCCGGTCTACGCAAAGCCCTTGCAAATTATTATCAAAGACGTTTTAATGTCACCCTTGACCCTGAACATGAAACAATCGTGACTTTGGGATCAAAGGAAGGATTGGCAAACCTGGCTTCTGCAATCACCAGTCCTGGCGATACTATTCTTGTTCCCAATCCTTCCTATCCCATTCATCAATTTGGATTTATTATCGCTGGTGCTGCAATTCGCTCAATTCCTGCAAAACCAGATGAACATATGCTGGAGGCACTGCATCGTGCTGTTAAACATTCCATTCCGAAACCCACCGCCCTTATCGTCAATTTTCCTTCAAATCCCACCGCCTATTTGGCAGATCTGGATTTTTATCGTGAGCTCGTTCAATTTGCAAAAAAAGAATCAATCTGGATTCTCTCTGATTTGGCTTATGCTGAAATTTATTTTGGTGAGAAAATTCCACCCTCCATTTTGGAAATACCAGGAGCAAAAGATATCGCTGTCGAATTTACTTCCATGTCTAAAACCTACTCAATGGCTGGCTGGCGTATCGGTTTTGCCGCCGGTAACAGAAAACTGATTGCTGCACTAACCCGAATCAAGTCGTATTTAGATTATGGGGCCTTCACACCAGTTCAAGTTGCCGCAACAGCAGCCCTGAACAATCCCCAGGATTATGTAGAAAAAATTCGGACCCTATATAAAGAAAGAAGGGATACCATAATCAAAGGGTTGCATTCAGCTGGATGGAATGTTCCTTCCCCTGAAGCCTCCATGTTTGCATGGGCCCCCATTCCTGAACAGTTTAAATCAATGGGAAGTGTTGATTTTTCCAAACTCCTTCTCAAGGAAGCCCAGGTTGCTGTCGCCCCTGGTCTTGGTTTTGGTGAATATGGTGACGATCATGTTCGAATTGGTCTGGTGGAAAATACCCAAAGATTGAGACAAGCCTGCCGTTCAATAAAACATTTCATGCAGGCTTATTCTAAATAG
- a CDS encoding DUF4385 domain-containing protein, with product MNKRSDLIPCCKNRVVSSSFDYSLNFGKIDFRKHPEYYRIGKGEQGVLLVEPYKSEILPYWQFATVEKARESSEKIYQLFLQYLKQEDFVGADMARKFLQIGYTRARRYANHKDGKKYNGFVPKDKKGLSGSHGRQELPKGFEDPIKAKAASVFKQKWKQAREHSKYKSLKENFVKKVSKTAVNN from the coding sequence ATGAACAAAAGAAGTGATTTGATTCCATGTTGTAAAAATCGTGTCGTTTCGTCCAGTTTTGATTATTCCTTGAATTTTGGAAAAATAGATTTTCGCAAACATCCTGAATATTATCGCATTGGCAAGGGAGAACAAGGAGTATTGCTGGTCGAGCCATACAAGTCAGAAATATTGCCTTATTGGCAATTTGCGACTGTTGAAAAGGCAAGGGAAAGCAGTGAAAAGATATATCAATTATTTTTGCAGTATTTGAAACAAGAAGATTTTGTTGGGGCTGATATGGCGCGTAAATTTTTGCAGATAGGTTATACGCGTGCCCGACGTTACGCTAATCATAAAGATGGCAAAAAATATAATGGATTTGTTCCCAAAGATAAAAAGGGTTTGAGTGGATCTCATGGTCGTCAGGAGTTACCCAAAGGTTTTGAGGATCCGATTAAGGCAAAAGCGGCATCAGTTTTTAAACAGAAATGGAAACAGGCAAGAGAACATTCAAAATATAAAAGTTTGAAAGAGAATTTTGTAAAAAAAGTTTCAAAAACAGCGGTCAATAATTAA